The following coding sequences lie in one Lolium perenne isolate Kyuss_39 chromosome 2, Kyuss_2.0, whole genome shotgun sequence genomic window:
- the LOC127333810 gene encoding 9-cis-epoxycarotenoid dioxygenase NCED4, chloroplastic-like, which translates to MASSISAPPTGVANPPAKIKRPSRLKPNVPTKSTDASASVAVTWKRPMRPVPAQPRRAGKSANPFQRLAAAALDAVEDGLIAGLLERAHPLPRTADPAVQIAGNYAPVGELPPAGPEDLPVVSGRVPACLDGVYVRNGANPLHAPRGGHHLFDGDGMLHAVRLGGGRAESYACRFTETARLRQERDIGRPVFPKAIGELHGHSGLARLALFGARSLCGVVDASQGIGVANAGLVYHDGRLLAMSEDDLPYHVRVTPDGDLETVGRYDFNGQLEGAMIAHPKLDPATGELFALSYNVVSMPYLKYFYFSADGRKSPDVEIPVDAPTMIHDFAITENYAVVPDQQMVFKLQEMVLGGSPVVYDKNKTARFGVLPKRAADASELLWVEVPDCFCFHLWNAWEDDSTGEIVVIGSCMTPADAVFNESPDQEESFQSVLSEIRLDPRTGTSTRRAVLREADQVNLEAGMVNRQLLGRKTRYAYLAMAEPWPKVSGFAKVDLEAGTVEKFTYGEGRYGGEPCFVPRADGSGAEDDGHVLCFVHDERRGGTSSELLVVNASDMRAEAAVKLPGRVPYGFHGTFISATELQRQA; encoded by the coding sequence ATGGCATCCTCTATCTCTGCCCCGCCCACCGGTGTCGCTAATCCACCGGCCAAGATCAAGAGGCCCTCCAGGCTCAAGCCGAATGTCCCCACCAAGAGCACTGATGCCTCGGCGTCTGTCGCCGTCACCTGGAAGAGGCCAATGCGGCCTGTCCCGGCACAGCCGCGTCGCGCCGGCAAGTCGGCCAACCCGTTCCAGCggctcgcggcggcggcgctggacgcGGTGGAGGATGGGCTGATCGCCGGCCTCCTCGAGCGCGCGCACCCGCTTCCCCGCACCGCAGACCCGGCCGTGCAGATCGCCGGGAACTACGCGCCGGTCGGCGAGCTCCCGCCCGCCGGGCCGGAGGACCTGCCCGTCGTGTCCGGCCGCGTGCCGGCGTGCCTGGACGGCGTCTACGTCCGCAACGGCGCCAACCCGCTCCACGCGCCGCGCGGCGGGCACCACCTGTTCGACGGCGACGGCATGCTCCACGCCGTGCGCCTGGGCGGCGGACGCGCCGAGTCCTACGCGTGCCGCTTCACGGAGACGGCGCGGCTCAGGCAGGAGCGCGACATCGGCCGCCCCGTCTTCCCCAAGGCCATCGGCGAGCTGCACGGCCACTCCGGCCTGGCGCGCCTGGCGCTCTTCGGTGCGAGGTCGCTCTGCGGCGTGGTGGACGCGTCGCAGGGGATCGGCGTCGCCAACGCCGGGCTTGTGTACCATGACGGCCGCCTCCTCGCCATGTCCGAGGACGACCTCCCCTACCACGTCCGCGTCACTCCCGACGGCGACCTCGAGACGGTCGGCCGCTACGACTTCAACGGGCAGCTCGAAGGCGCCATGATCGCGCACCCGAAGCTCGACCCGGCCACCGGCGAGCTCTTCGCGCTCAGCTACAATGTCGTCTCCATGCCCTACCTCAAGTACTTCTACTTCTCCGCCGACGGCCGCAAGTCGCCCGACGTCGAGATCCCGGTCGACGCCCCGACAATGATCCACGACTTCGCCATCACTGAGAACTACGCCGTCGTGCCTGACCAGCAGATGGTGTTCAAGCTGCAGGAGATGGTGCTCGGTGGATCGCCGGTGGTGTACGACAAGAACAAGACGGCGCGCTTCGGCGTGCTGCCCAAGCGCGCGGCCGACGCTTCGGAGCTCCTGTGGGTGGAGGTcccggactgcttctgcttccatCTCTGGAACGCGTGGGAGGACGACTCCACCGGCGAGATCGTGGTTATCGGGTCCTGCATGACGCCAGCAGACGCCGTCTTCAACGAGTCGCCAGACCAGGAGGAGAGCTTCCAGAGCGTGCTCTCGGAGATACGTCTCGACCCGCGCACCGGCACTTCCACCCGCCGGGCCGTGCTGCGGGAGGCCGACCAAGTGAACCTCGAGGCCGGCATGGTGAACCGGCAGCTCCTGGGGAGGAAGACTCGCTATGCCTACCTCGCCATGGCCGAGCCCTGGCCCAAGGTGTCAGGATTCGCCAAGGTGGACCTCGAGGCCGGCACGGTAGAGAAGTTCACATACGGCGAGGGCCGGTATGGCGGCGAGCCCTGCTTCGTGCCGCGCGCGGACGGCTCCGGCGCGGAGGACGACGGGCACGTGCTCTGCTTCGTGCACGACGAGAGGCGCGGCGGCACGTCGTCGGAGCTGCTGGTGGTGAACGCCAGCGACATGCGCGCGGAGGCCGCCGTAAAGCTGCCAGGGCGCGTGCCGTATGGATTCCACGGCACGTTCATCAGCGCCACGGAGCTGCAACGACAAGCCTAG